In Sulfitobacter albidus, the following proteins share a genomic window:
- a CDS encoding outer membrane protein, with translation MKPLSLFTAATVALCATGVAAQDSYATVFGGYSDLRDPTFSGVITPPGGQQSITSDFGSGFSFGIALGTEIASLSTPSIGVRGELELSYSDSNVDGLGFSGNGPDAENNVAGDITSTRLFANVLADVRTNGAFTPYFGAGIGVARTDLGLSYGAAPGAVNVDDSSTNFSAQLIAGTSYALRDGVSLFGDVRLIRDFDVTSDRTSPAGFTGVVSDDIDTTNVNFGVRFNF, from the coding sequence ATGAAACCCCTCTCCCTCTTCACTGCCGCAACAGTCGCGCTTTGCGCCACGGGTGTTGCCGCGCAGGACAGCTACGCCACCGTTTTCGGCGGTTATTCCGATCTGCGCGACCCGACATTCAGCGGCGTCATTACGCCTCCGGGTGGCCAACAATCCATCACGTCCGACTTTGGATCCGGCTTCAGCTTCGGTATCGCGCTCGGAACCGAGATCGCCAGCCTCTCCACCCCCTCCATCGGCGTGCGCGGCGAGCTTGAGCTGTCGTATTCCGACAGCAACGTCGATGGCCTGGGCTTCTCCGGCAACGGGCCAGACGCCGAAAACAACGTCGCCGGTGACATCACCTCAACCCGCCTTTTCGCCAACGTCCTCGCAGATGTGCGTACCAATGGCGCTTTCACGCCCTACTTCGGCGCAGGCATCGGCGTCGCACGCACCGATCTGGGCCTCAGCTACGGGGCCGCACCCGGCGCGGTCAACGTCGACGACAGCAGCACAAACTTCTCGGCCCAACTGATCGCAGGCACCAGCTATGCGCTGCGGGACGGCGTCAGCCTGTTCGGCGACGTACGTCTGATCCGCGATTTCGACGTCACCTCGGATCGTACCAGCCCTGCGGGCTTCACCGGGGTGGTCAGCGACGACATCGACACGACAAACGTCAATTTCGGCGTGCGCTTCAACTTCTGA
- a CDS encoding phosphodiester glycosidase family protein → MRPAAALIGLAACAAGPADAATCREEVFDGIEYAICDVDLATEALSLFLYDDANAPFGYFGNIDDALEQRGQTLGFAMNAGMYHEDRAPVGLYIENGTEVQGVVPNAGPGNFGLLPNGILCLREGRADVIETLRYIDEAPECTDATQSGPMLVIDGELHPRFLPDSTSTFIRNGVGTSEDGLTATFAISNSPVTFHAFARLFRDHLGLDQALFLDGNVSRLRAPDLERSDLGFGALGPIIGVIEPLADDE, encoded by the coding sequence GTGAGACCCGCCGCGGCGCTCATCGGTCTGGCGGCATGTGCCGCCGGGCCCGCCGATGCCGCCACCTGCCGCGAAGAGGTGTTTGACGGTATCGAATACGCGATCTGTGACGTGGATCTTGCGACCGAGGCCCTGTCGCTTTTTCTCTATGACGATGCAAATGCGCCCTTCGGATACTTCGGCAACATCGACGACGCGCTGGAACAGCGGGGCCAGACCCTCGGCTTTGCCATGAACGCCGGCATGTACCACGAAGACCGCGCACCCGTCGGCCTCTACATCGAGAACGGCACCGAAGTGCAGGGTGTCGTCCCCAACGCGGGGCCGGGCAATTTCGGCCTGTTGCCCAACGGCATCCTGTGCCTGCGCGAAGGGCGCGCGGATGTGATCGAAACCCTGCGCTACATCGACGAGGCGCCCGAGTGCACCGATGCCACGCAATCCGGCCCCATGCTGGTGATCGACGGGGAGCTGCATCCGCGCTTCCTGCCCGATTCCACGTCGACCTTCATCCGTAACGGCGTGGGCACCAGCGAGGACGGGCTGACCGCCACCTTCGCGATCTCCAACAGCCCCGTCACCTTCCACGCCTTTGCGCGGCTCTTTCGCGATCATCTGGGGCTGGATCAGGCGCTGTTTCTTGACGGCAACGTCTCGCGCCTGCGCGCCCCCGATCTTGAGCGGAGCGATCTGGGCTTTGGCGCGCTGGGCCCCATCATCGGCGTGATCGAGCCGCTGGCAGACGACGAATAA
- a CDS encoding zinc-binding dehydrogenase: MRAAIIKSFSQDLVIEEVADPDCPEDGVVLEVAACGVCRSDHHGWVGGHPKVFPGQILGHEYCGTVVAAGPRAKYSVGDRLIAPFILSCGDCPACARGVSNTCAQALTPGFGTPGAYAEFVAVPFDHNLVPLPDTLTPALAAGLGCRVTTAWHALTDRAAVQAGEWVAVHGTGGIGLATLLLAKSLGARVIVVDVVPEKLTHALGLGADAAVNAAEVNAAQAIVEITGGGADVSVEALGIAQTANASVDCLGMLGRHVQVGLPAGSGRMEINMRAIYSKQLAFFGTRGMPSWKYPRLLDMIARGAVDISPMLARQIPLSGASAELHAMDGPTAPGTAVITDFSR; this comes from the coding sequence ATGCGCGCAGCCATCATCAAGAGTTTTAGCCAAGACCTCGTGATCGAGGAGGTTGCAGACCCCGACTGCCCCGAGGATGGCGTGGTGCTTGAGGTGGCCGCCTGCGGCGTCTGCCGCTCGGATCATCACGGATGGGTCGGGGGGCATCCAAAGGTGTTTCCGGGCCAGATCCTCGGCCACGAATACTGCGGCACCGTGGTGGCCGCAGGGCCGCGCGCCAAATACAGCGTTGGCGACCGGCTGATCGCCCCCTTCATCCTGTCGTGCGGCGATTGCCCGGCCTGCGCGCGCGGCGTGTCGAACACCTGCGCGCAGGCGCTGACACCGGGCTTTGGCACGCCGGGCGCCTACGCGGAATTTGTCGCCGTGCCCTTTGACCACAATCTCGTACCCCTGCCCGACACGCTCACGCCTGCGCTGGCCGCCGGGCTGGGCTGCCGCGTCACGACAGCGTGGCACGCGCTAACCGACCGCGCTGCGGTGCAGGCGGGCGAATGGGTGGCGGTGCACGGCACCGGTGGGATCGGCCTTGCCACGCTGCTGCTCGCCAAATCGCTCGGTGCGCGGGTGATCGTCGTCGATGTCGTGCCCGAAAAGCTGACCCATGCGCTGGGTCTGGGCGCCGATGCCGCCGTCAACGCGGCCGAGGTCAACGCGGCGCAGGCCATCGTGGAGATTACCGGCGGCGGTGCCGATGTCTCGGTCGAAGCCTTGGGGATCGCGCAGACCGCGAATGCCTCGGTCGACTGTCTGGGGATGCTGGGCCGTCACGTGCAGGTCGGCTTGCCCGCAGGCTCCGGCAGGATGGAGATCAACATGCGCGCGATCTATTCCAAGCAACTGGCGTTCTTTGGCACCCGCGGGATGCCCTCGTGGAAATACCCGCGCCTGTTGGACATGATCGCCCGCGGCGCGGTCGACATCTCGCCCATGCTCGCACGCCAGATCCCGCTGTCAGGCGCCAGCGCCGAGCTGCACGCCATGGACGGCCCCACCGCGCCCGGCACCGCCGTCATCACCGATTTCAGCCGCTAA
- a CDS encoding peroxiredoxin has protein sequence MALRINDTIPDLEVTTDLGTFKLHDWIGDSWAILFSHPKDFTPVCTTEFGAVAQLADEWEKRGTKVIGVSVDGVEDHKRWKGDIETVGGSAAGFPIIADAGLEVSKAFDMLPAEAYLPDGRTPADSATVRSVFIIGPDKQLKLSMTYPMTVGRNFAEVLRALDGLQTSAGRGVATPANWNVGDDVIIPATVSDDDATAKFGEFTKVLPYLRTTKLKD, from the coding sequence ATGGCACTGCGCATCAACGATACAATCCCCGATCTTGAGGTCACGACGGATCTGGGCACTTTCAAGCTGCATGACTGGATCGGCGACAGCTGGGCGATCTTGTTTTCGCACCCGAAGGATTTCACACCCGTGTGCACCACCGAATTCGGGGCGGTGGCGCAGCTGGCCGATGAATGGGAAAAGCGCGGGACCAAGGTGATCGGCGTTTCCGTCGACGGCGTCGAGGATCACAAGAGATGGAAGGGCGACATCGAGACCGTTGGAGGCTCTGCCGCCGGGTTCCCGATTATCGCGGATGCGGGGCTGGAGGTGTCCAAGGCGTTCGACATGCTGCCCGCTGAGGCCTATCTGCCAGACGGGCGCACGCCTGCGGACAGTGCCACGGTGCGCTCGGTGTTCATCATCGGGCCGGACAAGCAGCTGAAGCTGTCGATGACGTATCCGATGACCGTCGGGCGCAACTTTGCCGAGGTATTGCGCGCGCTGGACGGGTTGCAGACCTCGGCCGGGCGGGGGGTGGCGACACCCGCGAACTGGAACGTGGGCGATGATGTGATCATTCCGGCGACCGTATCGGACGACGACGCCACGGCAAAATTCGGGGAGTTCACCAAGGTGTTACCCTATCTGCGCACGACCAAGCTGAAGGATTGA
- a CDS encoding calcium-binding protein, whose protein sequence is MLWLAGLMGIMAVGTVAFVDPMGRDDQDDDDASARADIDEMARTLSSGDLFEQSDPRGGDDDADLPPLVADPAQAVSIVEGSEDGDDLTGDAGNQRIFADAGNDTVRAGGGADELRGGSGDDDLDGGSGDDLLHGEDGGDALRGGSQNDALFGHSGADTLHGDDGTDALQGSAGGDLLFGDAGDDVLQGGLDNDTLHGGTGADTLFGGWGDDIIDGRAIGADGADGDGADYLNGGGGDDTIFAGAGDIVTAGTGNDDIVLGPWARAAAAVDILDYIPGEDSVVLIWDDSDDTSEEPTVNLTGDPENAGRTLVLLDGAVVASVVGTDLSAADIALIPQSTAEGLTLPPAG, encoded by the coding sequence ATGCTTTGGCTTGCGGGACTTATGGGTATCATGGCGGTGGGCACCGTCGCCTTTGTCGATCCGATGGGCCGCGACGACCAGGACGATGACGACGCCTCCGCGCGCGCCGATATCGACGAGATGGCGCGCACCCTCAGTTCCGGCGACCTGTTTGAACAATCCGACCCCCGTGGCGGCGACGACGACGCCGACCTGCCCCCGCTGGTCGCGGACCCCGCACAGGCGGTCTCCATCGTCGAAGGCTCCGAGGATGGCGATGACCTGACCGGCGATGCGGGCAACCAACGTATCTTTGCCGACGCCGGAAACGATACCGTGCGCGCGGGCGGCGGCGCGGATGAGCTGCGCGGCGGGAGCGGTGACGACGATCTCGACGGTGGCAGCGGCGACGATCTGCTGCACGGCGAGGACGGTGGCGATGCGCTGCGCGGCGGGTCGCAGAACGACGCGCTCTTTGGCCACAGCGGTGCCGACACGCTGCACGGCGATGACGGCACGGACGCCCTGCAAGGCTCTGCCGGGGGCGATTTGCTGTTCGGCGACGCGGGCGACGATGTACTCCAGGGCGGGCTCGACAACGACACGCTGCACGGCGGCACCGGTGCCGATACGCTCTTTGGCGGTTGGGGCGATGACATCATCGACGGCCGCGCGATTGGCGCCGACGGGGCGGATGGTGACGGGGCCGACTACCTTAACGGCGGCGGCGGCGATGACACCATTTTCGCGGGTGCGGGCGATATCGTCACAGCCGGAACCGGCAACGACGACATCGTGCTTGGCCCCTGGGCGCGCGCGGCGGCGGCGGTCGACATCCTCGACTACATCCCCGGAGAGGACAGCGTTGTCCTGATCTGGGACGACAGCGACGACACCTCCGAAGAGCCCACCGTCAACCTGACCGGCGATCCGGAGAATGCAGGCCGCACACTGGTTCTGCTCGACGGTGCGGTTGTCGCGTCAGTCGTGGGTACGGATCTCTCGGCGGCGGATATCGCCCTGATCCCGCAAAGCACCGCCGAAGGGCTAACCCTGCCGCCCGCTGGTTAA
- a CDS encoding L,D-transpeptidase produces MSLFNRRTFLATGAATALSGPALASASTYVVPDHLKPRIVDIKSQFRPGEIHVDPGQFALYWTLPGGEAIRYPVGIGTDQRYSAGTFTIKRKAEWPRWTPTKAMIRREPHIYAQHAAGMAGGGANPLGARALYLYRGGRDTYLRIHGTPKPRTVEARVSNGCVRMINEHVIDLYNRVPNGTRVVLH; encoded by the coding sequence ATGTCACTCTTCAACCGACGCACATTTCTTGCCACCGGCGCCGCGACCGCTCTTTCCGGTCCGGCTCTCGCCTCTGCCAGCACCTATGTGGTGCCGGATCATCTGAAACCCCGCATCGTGGATATCAAATCCCAATTCCGCCCCGGCGAAATCCACGTCGACCCGGGCCAATTCGCGCTCTACTGGACGCTGCCTGGCGGCGAGGCGATCCGCTATCCCGTGGGCATCGGCACCGATCAGCGCTATTCGGCGGGCACTTTCACCATCAAACGCAAGGCCGAGTGGCCCCGCTGGACCCCGACCAAGGCCATGATCCGCCGCGAGCCGCACATCTATGCCCAGCACGCCGCCGGCATGGCAGGCGGTGGGGCAAACCCCTTGGGCGCGCGCGCGCTCTATCTCTACCGCGGCGGGCGCGACACCTATCTGCGCATCCACGGCACCCCCAAACCCCGCACGGTCGAGGCGCGCGTGTCCAACGGGTGTGTGCGCATGATCAACGAACACGTCATCGACCTGTATAATCGCGTACCCAACGGCACCCGGGTGGTGCTGCACTAA
- the pnp gene encoding polyribonucleotide nucleotidyltransferase: MFTETKKSMQWGEETLTLETGKVARQADGSVIATYGETSVMANVTFARQQKPGQDFFPLTVHYNEKYYAAGKIPGGFFKREARPTEKETLTSRLIDRPIRPLFVPGFKNEVLVMCTVLSHDLVNDPDMVAMIAASAALTLSGAPFMGPIAACRVGYEDGDYILNPTVDDMQDLRLNPDQRLDLVVAGTKDAVMMVESEAYELTEAEMLGAVKFAHEQIQPVIDLIIDLAEDAAKEPFDFQPDDYSDLSAAVKAAGEDEMRKAFAIGDKQERTAAVAAARETIKSKLTEEQLEDKNLGSAMKGLEASILRGDVVKTGKRIDGRRTDEIRDIVSQTGLLPRTHGSALFTRGETQGLVVTTLGTGDDEQFIDALHGNFKSNFLLHYNFPPYSVGEVGRVGPPGRREIGHGKLAWRALQAVLPASTDFPYTIRVVSEITESNGSSSMASVCGGSLSMMDAGVPLKSAVAGVAMGLILEDDGSYAILSDILGDEDHLGDMDFKVAGTENGITSLQMDIKVAGITPEIMEKALAQAKDGRMHILGEMSKAITGAAEFSEHAPRIETMQVPTDKIREVIGSGGKVIREIVEVSGAKVDINDDGIIKIASPNGDAIKKAYDMIYSIVAEPEEGKVYTGTVVKIVDFGAFVNFFGKRDGLVHVSQIENRRLNHPSDVLKEGQEVKVKLLGFDDRGKVRLSMKVVDQETGEEVKKEEAEG; encoded by the coding sequence ATGTTTACTGAGACTAAGAAAAGCATGCAGTGGGGCGAAGAGACGCTCACACTGGAAACAGGTAAGGTCGCCCGTCAGGCCGACGGCTCCGTCATCGCCACCTACGGTGAGACCTCCGTCATGGCCAACGTGACGTTCGCGCGCCAGCAGAAACCGGGGCAGGATTTCTTTCCGCTGACCGTGCACTACAACGAAAAATACTACGCCGCGGGCAAGATCCCCGGCGGCTTCTTCAAGCGTGAGGCCCGCCCCACCGAGAAGGAAACACTGACAAGCCGCCTGATCGACCGTCCGATCCGCCCGCTGTTCGTGCCCGGCTTCAAGAACGAAGTGCTGGTGATGTGCACCGTGCTGAGCCACGATCTGGTCAACGATCCCGACATGGTCGCGATGATCGCCGCCTCGGCTGCGCTGACGCTGTCGGGCGCGCCCTTCATGGGTCCGATCGCCGCCTGCCGCGTGGGCTATGAGGATGGCGATTACATCCTCAACCCCACCGTCGACGACATGCAGGATCTGCGCCTGAACCCCGATCAACGCCTCGATCTGGTCGTTGCCGGGACCAAAGACGCCGTGATGATGGTCGAATCCGAAGCCTACGAGCTGACAGAGGCCGAAATGCTGGGCGCGGTGAAATTCGCGCATGAGCAGATCCAGCCCGTCATCGACCTGATCATCGATCTGGCCGAAGACGCCGCGAAAGAGCCGTTTGACTTCCAGCCCGACGACTACTCCGATCTCTCCGCCGCCGTGAAGGCCGCAGGCGAGGACGAGATGCGCAAAGCCTTCGCCATCGGCGACAAGCAAGAGCGCACCGCCGCCGTTGCCGCCGCGCGTGAGACGATTAAATCCAAACTCACCGAAGAGCAGCTCGAGGACAAGAACCTCGGCTCCGCGATGAAAGGGCTTGAGGCGTCGATCCTGCGTGGTGACGTGGTCAAGACCGGCAAGCGCATCGACGGTCGCCGCACCGATGAAATCCGCGACATCGTCAGCCAAACGGGCCTGCTGCCCCGGACCCACGGCTCCGCGCTCTTCACCCGTGGTGAAACGCAGGGTCTGGTCGTGACCACGCTGGGTACCGGCGACGATGAGCAATTCATCGACGCGCTGCACGGCAACTTCAAATCCAACTTCCTGCTGCACTACAACTTCCCGCCCTACTCGGTTGGTGAAGTCGGTCGCGTGGGCCCTCCGGGCCGTCGTGAAATCGGTCACGGGAAACTCGCGTGGCGCGCGCTGCAGGCTGTCCTGCCCGCCTCCACCGATTTCCCCTACACCATCCGCGTCGTGTCCGAGATCACCGAATCCAACGGCTCCTCCTCGATGGCATCGGTCTGCGGCGGCTCGCTGTCGATGATGGACGCGGGCGTTCCGCTGAAATCCGCCGTGGCCGGTGTGGCCATGGGTCTGATCCTCGAAGACGACGGCTCCTACGCGATCCTGTCCGACATCCTGGGGGATGAGGACCACCTGGGCGACATGGACTTCAAAGTGGCGGGTACCGAAAACGGCATCACCTCGCTGCAGATGGACATCAAGGTTGCGGGCATCACGCCCGAGATCATGGAAAAAGCGCTGGCACAGGCCAAAGACGGTCGGATGCACATCCTCGGCGAGATGTCCAAAGCGATCACCGGTGCCGCCGAATTCTCCGAGCACGCCCCGCGCATCGAAACCATGCAGGTGCCCACGGATAAAATCCGCGAAGTCATCGGCTCGGGCGGCAAGGTCATCCGCGAGATCGTAGAAGTCTCCGGCGCCAAGGTCGACATCAACGACGACGGCATCATCAAGATCGCCAGCCCCAACGGCGACGCGATCAAGAAAGCCTACGACATGATCTACTCCATCGTGGCCGAACCCGAAGAGGGCAAGGTCTACACCGGGACCGTGGTGAAAATCGTCGACTTCGGTGCCTTCGTGAACTTCTTTGGCAAGCGGGACGGCCTTGTGCACGTCTCCCAGATCGAAAACCGCCGCTTGAACCACCCCTCCGACGTCCTCAAAGAGGGCCAGGAAGTGAAGGTCAAACTGCTCGGCTTTGACGATCGCGGTAAGGTGCGCCTGTCGATGAAAGTCGTCGATCAGGAAACCGGCGAAGAAGTCAAAAAGGAAGAAGCCGAGGGCTGA
- the rpsO gene encoding 30S ribosomal protein S15, translating into MSITPEEKARLIKEFGAKDGDTGSPEVQVAVLSSRIATLTEHFKTHKKDNHGRRGLLKMVATRRKLLDYVRAKDEGRYQDLIKRLGLRR; encoded by the coding sequence ATGTCGATTACACCAGAAGAAAAAGCCCGCCTGATCAAGGAATTCGGCGCCAAGGACGGCGACACAGGTTCCCCCGAAGTGCAGGTGGCCGTGCTGTCCTCGCGCATCGCGACCCTGACCGAGCACTTCAAGACCCACAAAAAAGACAACCACGGTCGCCGTGGCCTTTTGAAAATGGTCGCCACCCGCCGCAAGCTGCTGGACTACGTCCGCGCCAAGGATGAAGGCCGCTATCAGGATCTGATCAAGCGTCTGGGCCTGCGCCGCTAA
- the rbfA gene encoding 30S ribosome-binding factor RbfA produces MAKNKFHEGSGPSQRQLRVGETIRRALSEVLARADVHDPELNAMSITVGEVRTSPDLKIATAYVLPLGGRGQEDVIELLARNKSELRRLVARKLTLKFSPDLRFRLDRTFDQMDETRRMLAQDVVRRDANAADDDDADDAR; encoded by the coding sequence ATGGCTAAGAACAAATTTCACGAAGGCTCCGGCCCCTCCCAGCGCCAGCTGCGCGTCGGTGAAACCATCCGCCGCGCGCTCAGCGAAGTGCTCGCACGCGCCGATGTGCACGACCCGGAACTGAACGCGATGTCGATCACCGTGGGGGAGGTGCGCACCTCCCCCGATCTCAAAATCGCGACAGCCTACGTACTGCCGCTGGGCGGGCGCGGGCAGGAAGACGTGATCGAGCTTCTGGCCCGCAACAAGTCCGAGCTGCGCCGCCTCGTCGCGCGCAAGCTCACGCTCAAATTCTCGCCCGATCTGCGGTTCAGACTGGACCGCACGTTCGACCAGATGGACGAAACCCGTCGGATGCTGGCACAGGACGTGGTGCGCCGCGACGCAAACGCGGCGGATGACGATGATGCGGATGACGCCCGGTGA
- the truB gene encoding tRNA pseudouridine(55) synthase TruB codes for MARKRKGRDISGWVVIDKPAGITSTAVVNKLRWAFEAKKAGHAGTLDPEATGVLAIAFGEATKTVPYITDALKAYEFTVRLGQATNTDDAEGEVIATSDLRPDDAAIKDALGAFVGDIEQVPPQFSAVKIDGERAYKRARDGEEMDIAARPLFVESLLLTDRPDADHVTLEMVCGKGGYVRSIARDLGAALGCHGHVRELRRIWSGPFEAAGALTLDQVEEIARTPALDAHLLPLEQGLSDLPMVTTTAEGATRLRNGNPGMVFASDVDYGEECWAAHEGRAVAVGRFKAGELHPSRVFNTA; via the coding sequence ATGGCACGCAAACGCAAAGGCCGCGATATTTCGGGCTGGGTGGTGATCGACAAACCCGCCGGGATCACCTCCACCGCGGTGGTCAACAAACTGCGCTGGGCGTTCGAGGCGAAAAAGGCGGGTCACGCGGGCACCCTTGACCCCGAAGCGACCGGCGTGCTCGCCATCGCCTTTGGCGAGGCCACAAAAACCGTGCCCTACATCACAGACGCGCTCAAAGCCTATGAATTCACCGTGCGACTGGGACAGGCCACCAACACCGATGACGCCGAGGGCGAGGTCATCGCCACCTCCGATCTGCGCCCCGATGACGCCGCCATCAAGGACGCGCTGGGCGCCTTTGTCGGCGACATCGAACAGGTGCCGCCGCAGTTCTCCGCCGTCAAGATCGACGGCGAGCGGGCCTATAAGCGCGCCCGCGACGGCGAAGAGATGGACATCGCCGCCCGCCCGCTCTTTGTCGAAAGCCTGCTGCTGACCGACCGCCCCGACGCCGATCACGTCACGCTGGAAATGGTCTGTGGCAAGGGCGGCTATGTCCGCTCTATCGCGCGCGATCTGGGGGCAGCGCTGGGCTGTCATGGCCACGTGCGCGAGCTGCGCCGCATCTGGTCCGGCCCGTTTGAGGCCGCAGGCGCGCTGACGCTCGATCAGGTCGAAGAGATCGCCCGCACGCCCGCACTCGACGCGCATCTGCTGCCGCTAGAACAGGGGCTCAGCGATTTGCCCATGGTCACCACCACTGCCGAGGGCGCCACGCGCCTGCGCAACGGCAATCCCGGCATGGTGTTCGCCAGCGACGTCGACTACGGCGAGGAATGCTGGGCCGCGCATGAAGGCCGCGCCGTCGCCGTGGGCCGCTTCAAGGCGGGCGAGCTGCACCCCAGCCGCGTCTTCAACACCGCCTGA
- a CDS encoding DUF1643 domain-containing protein yields the protein MITRSHTKGDAPSTAIYSDCERYRYSLTRVWDSTAPRVMFTMLNPSTATEIANDPTIERCEQRARHLGFGGFRATNIFALRATDPAVMKADAAPEGPDNAATLRAGAAWADTIIAAWGVHGAHRDQGARVAADLRAAGYTLHHLGLSKHGHPRHPLYLPYSAQPQIWTA from the coding sequence ATGATCACCCGCAGTCATACCAAGGGGGACGCACCCTCCACCGCGATCTATTCCGACTGCGAGCGCTATCGCTACAGCCTCACCCGCGTCTGGGACAGCACGGCACCGCGCGTGATGTTCACGATGCTCAACCCCTCCACCGCCACCGAAATCGCCAATGACCCCACGATCGAACGCTGCGAGCAGCGCGCGCGGCACTTGGGCTTTGGCGGGTTCAGGGCCACGAATATCTTTGCCCTGCGCGCCACTGACCCGGCGGTGATGAAAGCCGATGCCGCCCCCGAAGGCCCCGACAACGCCGCCACCCTGCGCGCGGGCGCCGCATGGGCCGACACGATCATCGCCGCCTGGGGCGTGCACGGCGCGCACCGCGACCAAGGCGCGCGCGTCGCCGCCGACCTGCGCGCGGCGGGGTACACACTGCACCATCTGGGCCTCAGCAAGCACGGCCACCCGCGCCACCCCCTCTACCTGCCCTACAGCGCGCAGCCGCAGATCTGGACCGCCTGA
- a CDS encoding amidase family protein, with protein MEIWERDGSTVAAMIAAGEVSAREVTEATLARMDAVNGAINAVVARDDAAALAAAVAVDAARARGEALGPMAGVPVTTKENVDQAGFATTNGLRVQKDLVAERDNPVVANLKRAGAVVVGRTNTPAFSLRWFTRNSLRGHTRNPHNAAITPGGSSGGAASATAAGIGAVGHGTDIGGSIRYPAYACGLQGIRPTLGRVPAWNPSSPDRHIGAQLMAVSGPHARSVADLRLSLAAMAVPDLRDPWQVPAPLVGGDYPRRAALCVTPEGLATDPLVEGALRDAAARLIDAGWHVDEVDCPPLRAPARCQAQLWLAEMVRGAAEAFVQEDDPDAIHVLAEMHKLTPVPDLNKVLDAMQARVGFLREWQEFLATYPVVILPNSAEPPFPDLLDLTEFPRVIEAQLTQVGLPLMGLPGLSVFTGFGQSAQGRVPLGAQLVGPRFREDILFDAAEAIEARGPAIEIATPVS; from the coding sequence ATGGAAATCTGGGAACGGGACGGCAGCACGGTGGCGGCGATGATCGCGGCGGGCGAGGTCAGCGCGCGGGAGGTAACTGAGGCCACGTTGGCGCGCATGGATGCGGTCAACGGGGCAATCAACGCGGTGGTGGCACGTGATGACGCGGCGGCGCTGGCGGCGGCTGTGGCGGTGGACGCGGCGCGGGCGCGCGGGGAAGCGTTGGGGCCGATGGCAGGCGTGCCGGTGACGACCAAGGAGAACGTCGATCAGGCCGGGTTTGCCACCACCAACGGGTTGCGGGTGCAAAAGGATCTGGTGGCCGAGCGGGACAATCCGGTTGTGGCCAACCTCAAACGCGCGGGCGCGGTGGTCGTCGGGCGCACGAATACCCCCGCCTTTTCGCTGCGCTGGTTCACGCGCAATTCGCTGCGTGGCCATACCCGCAATCCGCATAACGCGGCGATCACGCCGGGCGGATCGTCGGGCGGGGCGGCGTCGGCCACGGCGGCGGGGATCGGTGCGGTGGGTCACGGGACAGATATCGGCGGATCGATCCGCTATCCGGCCTATGCCTGCGGGTTGCAGGGGATCCGGCCCACGCTGGGCCGGGTGCCTGCGTGGAACCCGTCGTCGCCCGACCGGCACATCGGGGCGCAGCTGATGGCGGTCTCGGGGCCGCACGCGCGGTCGGTTGCGGATCTGCGGCTGTCGCTGGCGGCGATGGCGGTGCCGGATCTGCGCGACCCCTGGCAGGTGCCCGCGCCTTTGGTGGGGGGCGACTACCCTCGACGCGCGGCGCTCTGCGTGACGCCCGAAGGGCTGGCGACCGATCCGCTGGTCGAGGGGGCGTTGCGCGATGCGGCGGCGCGCTTGATCGACGCGGGCTGGCACGTGGATGAGGTGGACTGCCCGCCGCTGCGCGCGCCCGCCCGCTGTCAGGCGCAGCTGTGGCTGGCGGAAATGGTGCGCGGGGCGGCGGAGGCCTTTGTGCAGGAGGACGACCCGGATGCGATCCATGTGCTGGCCGAGATGCACAAGCTCACCCCCGTGCCGGACCTCAATAAAGTGCTGGACGCGATGCAGGCGCGGGTGGGGTTCCTGCGGGAGTGGCAGGAATTCCTCGCGACCTATCCGGTGGTGATCCTGCCGAATTCGGCGGAGCCGCCGTTTCCCGACCTGTTGGATCTGACGGAATTCCCGCGGGTGATCGAGGCGCAGCTGACGCAGGTGGGGCTGCCGTTGATGGGGCTGCCGGGGCTGTCGGTGTTCACCGGGTTTGGGCAAAGCGCGCAGGGCCGCGTGCCGCTGGGTGCGCAGCTGGTGGGGCCGCGGTTTCGCGAGGATATCCTGTTTGACGCCGCAGAGGCGATCGAGGCGCGCGGCCCCGCGATCGAAATCGCGACGCCCGTATCCTAG